The genomic window TACGAGCCCATTACAAATTGGGAAACGTAAATAAAAATATTCTACTTTGGATTGCGCCCTTCATTTTAATGGGGGCCATTATTGCTAGCTCGTTGGTTGTGGCGCAATTTGGACGATTATTGTTGTTTGTGTTTTCTGGCGTGCTGTTGCTGGTTGCATGTATAACCATAGTGCGAACTTACCGTATTACACCCGCTGTTGAGCACTACACAATAAACGCGGAGCCCACGCTTAAAGGTGTGCTTATTAGAGTTATGGCTTCTATTGCGGGTTTTCTAATAGGGCTTTCTTCTTCGCTCGCGGGTGTGGGTGGTGGGGCCACTGGCGTGCCAGTGTTGTTAGGGTTGGGGTTACGCACCCACGCCGCTATTGGCACGGCTTCTAGCTTTGGGGTGTTAGTTGCACTGCCGTCAATTATTGCTTTGTTACTTTTTTCTTACTCGCCAGCAGATGCCCCCTGGGGGTGTTGGAAGCAAGTCTATATACCCGGTTTAGTGGTACTAAGTTTTTGCACTGTGCTTGTTGCGCCCTATGGTGCTAGGCTTGGCAAAAAAATATCGGAAAAACGTTTAAAAGTGTTTTTTGCGAGTTTGCTGTTTGTTGTTGGTGCAAGGCTGCTGGTGAGTAGTTTTATGTTTCCCGTTTAATCGACTGGCTAATAATTACAATGGAGCAGAATTAGGAACTGCAGAATAATAGCCGGCGCGCTCAGAAGCATGGATGGGTACGTCGTAAAGCTCGGATAAAGCTGCATCGGTTAGCAGGTCTTCTTTGGCACCTTGCCGGGTTATCTCCCCATTTTTTAAAAAAATTACCTTGCCTATTTCGGGCACAATTTCTTGTATGTGGTGGGTCACCAAAATTAGGGTTGTGCCTTTGCTGCAGAGGCTGCGTATATCTGCCAGTAATTGAAAGGCAGATTTTAAGTCTAAACCGCTGGTGGGTTCGTCAAGAACAAGTACTTTGGGGTTGTGTACCATTGCTCTAGCAAGCAGCAGCCTGCGTTGCTGACCGGTAGAAAGCAATAGGTATTGGCGATCTGCTAAGTGAGCGATACCAAGCTCTTGCATTATTTTTATTGCTGCGGCTTTGTGTTGAGGTAAAACT from Saccharophagus degradans 2-40 includes these protein-coding regions:
- a CDS encoding sulfite exporter TauE/SafE family protein, whose amino-acid sequence is MPPEILFQILVLLFAGLVAGFLAGLFGVGGGIVIVPALYALFRWMEVSANSAISIAVGTSLVTLLPTACSSLRAHYKLGNVNKNILLWIAPFILMGAIIASSLVVAQFGRLLLFVFSGVLLLVACITIVRTYRITPAVEHYTINAEPTLKGVLIRVMASIAGFLIGLSSSLAGVGGGATGVPVLLGLGLRTHAAIGTASSFGVLVALPSIIALLLFSYSPADAPWGCWKQVYIPGLVVLSFCTVLVAPYGARLGKKISEKRLKVFFASLLFVVGARLLVSSFMFPV
- a CDS encoding ABC transporter ATP-binding protein yields the protein MSVTPPILEVRNAQVYRRNTQVFNNLNLTLEQGESVAIIGPNGAGKTTLLKLINREIYPVVQPDSHLKLFGEERIKVDILRKKMGTVSFESQIKHDTLANGLEVVVSAFFGSVGIHSHHQVLPQHKAAAIKIMQELGIAHLADRQYLLLSTGQQRRLLLARAMVHNPKVLVLDEPTSGLDLKSAFQLLADIRSLCSKGTTLILVTHHIQEIVPEIGKVIFLKNGEITRQGAKEDLLTDAALSELYDVPIHASERAGYYSAVPNSAPL